In Flagellatimonas centrodinii, a single window of DNA contains:
- a CDS encoding DUF6492 family protein, which yields MPSADDLALATVTWRGDLDHFRWLRRSLRHFGLGALPHVVVVHTEDAALFADEIRDGVQLLTTAEVLPADVERARVRALRFRARFGRRAARLLLSLSKRLGWPDFIRCEGWQVQQLSKLALASHLRVRRYVVIDSDVVICGAPDLALFGQGAVTSVFEQWLAPEAATKQQRRWYATAVALFGADAVPQVNGYVGTPFVFERETVLALQAALARISGRHWTRGLLDQRPGRWSEFASYSQFARHHADPARLRFRDIPHHRRIGEPEERAQTAALIDRAFDDPQAWFLTIESDQRLAGRHGVSGYADALARHLG from the coding sequence CTGGCTGCGCCGCAGCCTGCGACATTTCGGCCTGGGCGCGTTACCGCACGTGGTGGTGGTGCATACCGAGGATGCCGCACTGTTCGCCGACGAGATACGTGACGGGGTGCAGCTGCTGACCACCGCCGAGGTGTTGCCCGCGGACGTTGAGCGCGCGCGCGTGCGGGCATTGCGCTTCCGTGCCCGCTTCGGTCGGCGCGCGGCGCGCTTGCTGCTGAGCCTCAGCAAACGGCTGGGCTGGCCCGATTTCATCCGCTGTGAAGGATGGCAGGTGCAGCAGCTCAGCAAGCTGGCGCTGGCCTCGCATCTGCGCGTGCGCCGCTATGTGGTGATCGACTCCGATGTGGTGATCTGCGGCGCGCCGGATCTCGCCCTGTTCGGCCAGGGTGCGGTCACCAGCGTGTTCGAACAGTGGCTGGCGCCGGAGGCGGCGACCAAGCAGCAGCGCCGCTGGTATGCCACCGCGGTCGCCCTGTTCGGGGCCGATGCGGTGCCGCAGGTGAACGGCTATGTCGGCACCCCGTTCGTGTTCGAGCGGGAGACGGTGCTGGCCTTGCAGGCGGCGCTGGCGCGGATCAGTGGCCGCCACTGGACCCGGGGCCTGCTCGACCAGCGGCCGGGGCGCTGGTCGGAGTTCGCCAGCTATAGTCAGTTCGCCCGCCACCATGCTGACCCGGCGCGGCTGCGGTTCCGCGACATTCCGCACCACCGGCGTATCGGTGAGCCGGAGGAACGGGCGCAGACCGCGGCACTGATCGACCGCGCCTTCGATGATCCCCAGGCCTGGTTCCTGACCATCGAGTCGGACCAGCGGCTTGCCGGTCGGCATGGGGTGTCCGGCTATGCGGACGCCCTGGCCCGCCACCTCGGCTGA
- a CDS encoding glycosyltransferase family 2 protein encodes MSSPPPLTVSVVVSSYNYAPYVEEAIRSVLGQTRVPDEIIVVDDGSSDGSPELIRQRFADEPRVRLIEQTNGGQLAAWMTGFAASSGDLILLLDSDDRWSPDYVGRVHEVYQTQPSVDFVYTNMRLFGAVERPMLRDRRDRDLGLSVLLGAYVHRWQGTATSALSLRRTLMARILALPPEMAREWVSRPDDCLIFGGEILGAHKYFIAAPLVEHREHARNALASYQRSTLNKARYVFRSERMLQHYRDVAGITPRWLRLAKMEFRTKPHPTFAELRCYWRLLGEAPMPWLRRLEHRLALVGHYCKGVSR; translated from the coding sequence ATGTCATCACCGCCGCCGCTGACGGTCAGCGTTGTCGTCTCCAGCTACAACTACGCGCCCTATGTCGAGGAGGCGATCCGCTCGGTGCTGGGGCAGACGCGGGTGCCGGACGAGATCATCGTGGTCGACGACGGCTCCAGCGACGGCTCGCCGGAACTGATTCGTCAGCGCTTTGCCGATGAGCCCCGGGTGCGTCTGATCGAACAGACCAATGGTGGACAGCTGGCTGCGTGGATGACCGGCTTTGCGGCATCGTCCGGGGACCTCATCCTGTTGCTGGACTCCGATGATCGCTGGTCGCCCGACTATGTCGGGCGGGTCCATGAGGTCTATCAGACGCAGCCCTCGGTAGATTTCGTCTACACCAACATGCGCTTGTTCGGAGCGGTGGAGCGGCCGATGCTGCGCGACCGCCGAGACCGCGACCTGGGGCTGTCGGTGCTGCTCGGTGCCTACGTGCACCGCTGGCAGGGCACGGCCACTTCAGCGCTGTCGCTGCGGCGGACGCTAATGGCGCGCATCCTCGCCCTGCCACCGGAGATGGCGCGGGAGTGGGTATCGCGCCCGGACGATTGCCTGATCTTCGGCGGTGAAATTCTCGGTGCCCACAAGTACTTCATCGCGGCGCCGCTGGTCGAGCATCGCGAACACGCGCGCAATGCCCTGGCCAGCTACCAGCGCTCCACGCTCAACAAGGCGCGCTATGTGTTCCGCAGTGAACGGATGTTGCAGCACTATCGCGATGTTGCCGGCATCACGCCACGCTGGCTGCGGCTGGCGAAGATGGAATTTCGAACCAAGCCGCACCCCACCTTCGCCGAACTGCGCTGCTACTGGCGCCTGCTGGGCGAGGCGCCGATGCCCTGGTTGCGGCGCCTGGAGCACCGGTTGGCGCTGGTCGGCCATTACTGCAAAGGGGTGAGTCGATGA
- a CDS encoding 3-deoxy-D-manno-octulosonic acid kinase, protein MNECTQRIGHQHLLFDPALWPDVSADQLTVEHWRAQGAHAAAAGRGNAWFLARPDGEHWVLRHYQRGGLIRKLSPDRYIWLGAARSRAWREFRLLQALTAAGLPVPRPVAAGVTVAALRYRQVLVTQRIADAVPLSARLAEAALDAGEWRTLGRVLAQFRDAGVGHADLNAANILWRAPDRFFLIDFDRGRQPASAAVQARSIRRLRHSLDKFCRRQPGFHFSEADWQALLQGYGP, encoded by the coding sequence GTGAACGAGTGCACGCAGCGGATCGGTCATCAGCATCTGCTGTTTGATCCGGCGTTGTGGCCGGATGTGAGTGCCGACCAGCTGACGGTAGAACACTGGCGCGCGCAAGGCGCACATGCTGCCGCCGCCGGCCGGGGCAATGCCTGGTTTCTCGCCCGACCTGACGGCGAACACTGGGTGCTGCGCCACTATCAACGCGGCGGTCTGATCCGCAAGCTGTCACCGGACCGGTACATCTGGCTGGGCGCGGCCCGTTCGCGGGCCTGGCGCGAGTTCCGGCTGTTGCAGGCGCTGACGGCGGCAGGCCTGCCGGTGCCGCGGCCGGTGGCCGCCGGGGTGACGGTGGCGGCGCTGCGCTACCGGCAGGTGCTGGTCACCCAACGTATTGCTGATGCCGTGCCACTCAGCGCGCGGCTGGCGGAGGCGGCGCTCGATGCCGGGGAGTGGCGCACGCTCGGTCGGGTGCTGGCGCAGTTTCGCGATGCCGGCGTTGGCCATGCGGATCTCAACGCTGCCAACATCCTGTGGCGCGCGCCGGATCGCTTCTTCCTCATCGACTTCGACCGGGGGCGGCAACCGGCGTCGGCCGCGGTTCAGGCGCGGTCGATCCGCCGCCTGCGGCATTCGCTGGACAAATTCTGCCGCCGACAGCCCGGCTTCCACTTCAGCGAAGCCGACTGGCAGGCACTGTTGCAGGGGTACGGTCCCTAG
- the rarD gene encoding EamA family transporter RarD, whose amino-acid sequence MSTTTDTSRGLAAATAAFLIWGLLPLYMRALDAVPPAEIMVHRLLWCCALTLVILLLKGQLGRIGAILRQPGPAALLLLSALLISINWLVYVWAVSARHVVEASLGYFINPLVSVLLGVVVLRERLNRPQWVAVTIATLGVVWLTLQVGRLPWIAMVLAISFAFYGLVRKHVVVDAITGLSVETLLLAPLALGYLLWLGEAGAFGAHGAAIDGLLVASGLFTAVPLMLFAFGVRRVPLATIGLIQYLGPSLQLGIGVWLFGEPFTYVQGIGFGLIWGALAIYALDGLWRRRRPLAVAAPEAEGI is encoded by the coding sequence ATGTCCACCACCACTGACACCTCGCGCGGGCTCGCCGCCGCCACCGCCGCCTTTCTCATCTGGGGACTGTTGCCGCTCTACATGCGCGCGCTCGATGCGGTACCCCCGGCGGAGATCATGGTGCACCGCCTGCTCTGGTGCTGCGCACTGACCCTGGTCATTCTGTTGTTGAAAGGCCAGCTCGGCCGCATCGGCGCGATTCTTCGCCAGCCCGGCCCGGCGGCGCTGCTGCTGCTGAGCGCGCTGCTGATCTCGATCAACTGGCTGGTCTACGTCTGGGCGGTCTCGGCCCGGCACGTGGTGGAGGCCAGCCTCGGCTACTTCATCAACCCCCTGGTGAGCGTGTTGCTTGGCGTGGTGGTGCTGCGCGAACGGCTCAATCGGCCGCAGTGGGTAGCGGTGACCATCGCCACCCTCGGGGTCGTCTGGCTCACCCTGCAGGTGGGGCGGTTACCGTGGATCGCCATGGTGCTGGCCATCAGCTTCGCTTTCTACGGACTGGTGCGGAAACATGTTGTGGTCGACGCCATCACCGGCCTGTCGGTGGAGACCCTGTTGCTGGCGCCGCTGGCACTCGGCTATCTGCTATGGCTGGGGGAGGCCGGTGCCTTCGGCGCCCACGGCGCAGCCATTGATGGTCTGCTGGTGGCCAGTGGCCTGTTCACCGCCGTGCCCCTGATGCTGTTCGCGTTTGGCGTGCGGCGGGTGCCGCTGGCGACCATCGGGCTGATCCAGTATCTGGGGCCCAGCCTGCAGCTGGGGATCGGCGTGTGGCTGTTCGGCGAGCCCTTTACCTACGTGCAGGGCATCGGCTTCGGGCTGATCTGGGGGGCGCTGGCGATCTATGCCCTCGACGGGCTGTGGCGCCGACGCCGGCCGCTGGCCGTGGCGGCACCGGAAGCCGAAGGCATCTAG
- the pepN gene encoding aminopeptidase N, with protein MTASPLHRRADYHAPAYRIDRVHLDVNVDTTTRVHARLTVVRDAATASDTPLVLDARGLTLDRIQINGEAVAPEAYRLSDSTLTLNRVPAQFTLDTVCTLQPEANSALEGFYQSGPMYCTQCEAHGFSRITPYLDRPDVLARFSVRLEADATRFPVLLANGNRVDAGALEGGRHYAVWDDPYAKPCYLFAMVAGDLACVADTFAAADGRPRRLEFYVDPGNEGLVEHAMQSLKDAMRWDEDTFGLVYDLDLYMVVAARAFNMGAMENKGLNIFNAAYVLASPETATDDSYHAISAVIAHEYFHNYTGNRVTCRDWFQLSLKEGLTVFRDQRFSEDHHDADCERIDQVRNLRAMQFPEDAGPTAHPVRPDAYQEVNNFYTATVYEKGAEIVRMLHTRIGPAAFREGLRRYLHEHDGTAATLEDFIAALSAESEVDLSPFLAWYAQAGTPRVRLRRHWDAARGVLQLTLQQHTAPTPGQPQKQPLPIPFRLRLHDAGGRAVPLPEHPARLADDLLWFDGETLTLEVPHHVPALPTCLQGFSAPVRLDADYSDHELRRIATRDEEDAFVRWDALQTLQARAHAGLMRDDRAPLTHLLQALQNVAAQPPSPALTARLLAMPPAAVLWDGCDAINPTAFVTALDQQHHAIAEALLGPCSVWAAWAPHQLSRWGERALGNLALSYLARLGTPVVARLASERVQGPNMTLAAGALQALCRDGGAACEAALSLFYSRWCEQPLVLDRWFALQAGRRQATVADVQQLLAHEQFDWGNPNRVRAVLGAFARDNLAAFHTAEGYACYAEALARLDARNPQTAARLSRPLLGFRRLAEPWQTLQRDTVASLRGRVVSTDLMEMLDAALA; from the coding sequence ATGACCGCCAGCCCCCTGCACCGCCGCGCCGACTATCACGCCCCCGCCTACCGCATTGATCGGGTTCATCTCGACGTCAACGTCGACACCACCACCCGTGTCCACGCGCGGCTGACGGTTGTGCGCGACGCCGCAACCGCTTCTGACACGCCGCTGGTGCTGGACGCCCGTGGCCTGACGCTCGACCGAATTCAGATCAACGGCGAGGCGGTTGCGCCCGAGGCCTATCGGCTGAGTGACAGCACGCTGACCCTGAATCGGGTGCCGGCGCAGTTCACGCTGGACACCGTGTGCACACTCCAGCCCGAAGCCAATAGTGCCCTCGAAGGGTTCTACCAGAGCGGTCCGATGTACTGCACCCAGTGCGAGGCCCACGGGTTCTCCCGGATCACCCCGTATCTCGACCGCCCCGATGTGCTGGCGCGCTTCAGCGTGCGGCTGGAGGCCGATGCCACCCGGTTCCCGGTGCTGCTGGCCAACGGCAATCGCGTCGATGCCGGGGCGCTTGAGGGCGGCCGCCACTATGCGGTGTGGGATGACCCGTATGCCAAGCCCTGCTACCTGTTCGCCATGGTCGCGGGTGATCTGGCCTGTGTCGCCGACACCTTCGCCGCCGCCGACGGCCGCCCGCGGCGGCTGGAGTTCTATGTCGACCCTGGCAACGAAGGACTGGTCGAGCACGCCATGCAATCGCTGAAGGATGCGATGCGGTGGGATGAAGACACCTTCGGGCTGGTCTACGACCTTGACCTCTACATGGTGGTGGCGGCACGGGCCTTCAACATGGGGGCGATGGAGAACAAGGGCCTCAACATCTTCAACGCGGCCTACGTGCTCGCCAGCCCCGAGACCGCCACCGATGACAGCTATCACGCCATCAGTGCGGTGATCGCCCATGAATACTTCCACAACTACACCGGCAACCGCGTCACCTGCCGGGACTGGTTCCAGCTGTCGCTGAAAGAAGGCCTTACCGTGTTCCGCGACCAGCGCTTCAGCGAGGACCACCACGATGCCGACTGCGAGCGCATCGATCAGGTGCGCAACCTGAGGGCGATGCAGTTCCCCGAAGATGCCGGCCCCACCGCGCATCCGGTGCGGCCCGATGCCTACCAGGAGGTCAACAACTTCTATACCGCCACCGTCTATGAAAAAGGGGCCGAGATCGTCCGCATGCTGCACACCCGGATCGGCCCCGCTGCCTTCCGCGAAGGCCTGCGACGGTACCTCCACGAGCACGACGGCACCGCCGCCACCCTCGAGGACTTCATTGCGGCACTGTCGGCCGAATCGGAAGTCGACCTGTCACCCTTCCTCGCCTGGTACGCCCAGGCCGGCACCCCCCGGGTCCGCCTGCGCCGGCACTGGGACGCCGCGCGTGGCGTGTTGCAACTGACCCTGCAGCAGCACACCGCCCCGACTCCCGGACAACCGCAGAAGCAACCGTTGCCGATCCCGTTCCGTCTGCGCCTGCACGATGCCGGTGGGCGGGCGGTGCCATTGCCCGAGCATCCGGCGCGGCTCGCTGATGATCTGCTGTGGTTCGACGGTGAAACACTGACGCTGGAAGTGCCCCACCACGTGCCGGCCCTGCCGACTTGCCTGCAGGGCTTCTCGGCACCCGTGCGGCTCGACGCCGACTACAGCGATCACGAACTGCGGCGTATTGCCACCCGTGACGAGGAGGACGCTTTTGTTCGCTGGGATGCCCTGCAGACGTTGCAGGCGCGGGCACACGCCGGGTTGATGCGGGACGACCGGGCGCCATTGACACACCTGCTGCAGGCGCTACAGAACGTGGCCGCGCAACCGCCTTCGCCGGCGTTGACGGCGCGCCTGCTGGCGATGCCCCCTGCCGCCGTGCTGTGGGACGGCTGCGATGCCATCAACCCGACCGCCTTCGTGACCGCACTCGATCAACAGCACCACGCCATTGCGGAGGCGCTGCTGGGGCCCTGCTCGGTGTGGGCGGCCTGGGCGCCGCACCAGCTGTCGCGTTGGGGTGAACGGGCGCTGGGCAACCTGGCCCTGAGCTACCTTGCACGGCTTGGCACGCCGGTGGTGGCCCGCCTCGCCAGCGAGCGGGTGCAGGGCCCCAACATGACGTTGGCCGCCGGCGCGCTGCAGGCGCTATGCCGGGATGGCGGTGCCGCCTGCGAAGCCGCGCTGTCGCTGTTCTACAGCCGCTGGTGCGAGCAGCCCTTGGTGCTCGACCGCTGGTTCGCGCTGCAGGCCGGGCGGCGGCAGGCCACGGTCGCCGATGTGCAGCAGCTGCTGGCGCATGAACAGTTCGACTGGGGCAACCCCAACCGCGTGCGGGCGGTGCTGGGCGCCTTTGCCCGCGACAATCTGGCCGCATTCCACACCGCCGAGGGTTATGCCTGCTACGCCGAGGCACTGGCCCGGCTCGATGCCCGCAATCCGCAGACGGCGGCCCGGCTGTCGCGCCCGCTGCTGGGCTTCCGCCGGCTGGCAGAACCGTGGCAGACGCTGCAGCGCGATACCGTGGCCAGCCTGCGAGGCCGGGTGGTTTCCACCGATCTGATGGAAATGCTGGACGCCGCATTGGCCTGA
- a CDS encoding lysophospholipid acyltransferase family protein gives MTRSLTWMLSRTPLGVAHGLCWTLAWLWYTVVPIRRRVAVDGFRAAFPDRAPGPDLRRMLRGLLLGYFELFREMRRPGSIQVEYRGAEDLQAQIASGKGGFLLAGHFGSWDLLGPMTNRDLKLPASTIVKVPKQKAAAELIEQIRRAMTMELLPARGCMQAVYDQSAAGRILVMLLDQRHNSGIDVDFFGRPALTSPALAVAAQKSGLPVFPLYFYRSGVGRHVVELGPALALGGDVAADTAHFQQVYEDLIRQRPHNWLWMHDRWRQPGG, from the coding sequence ATGACCCGCTCACTGACATGGATGTTGTCGCGCACGCCGCTGGGTGTTGCGCATGGCCTCTGCTGGACCCTCGCCTGGCTGTGGTACACGGTGGTGCCGATCCGGCGCCGCGTTGCCGTCGACGGTTTTCGCGCCGCTTTTCCCGACCGCGCCCCGGGTCCGGACCTGCGCCGCATGTTGCGCGGCCTGCTGCTCGGCTACTTCGAACTGTTCCGCGAGATGCGGCGCCCCGGCAGCATCCAGGTCGAGTACCGCGGTGCGGAAGACCTGCAGGCACAGATCGCCAGCGGCAAGGGCGGGTTTCTGCTGGCCGGCCATTTCGGTTCCTGGGACCTGCTGGGGCCGATGACCAACCGTGACCTGAAACTGCCGGCCAGCACCATCGTCAAGGTGCCCAAGCAGAAGGCAGCGGCCGAGCTGATCGAACAGATCCGTCGCGCCATGACCATGGAACTGCTGCCGGCGCGCGGCTGCATGCAGGCGGTCTACGACCAGAGTGCCGCCGGCAGAATCCTGGTGATGCTGCTGGACCAGCGCCACAACAGCGGCATCGACGTCGACTTCTTCGGCCGCCCGGCGCTGACCAGCCCGGCACTCGCGGTGGCCGCACAGAAGTCCGGGTTGCCGGTGTTTCCCCTGTACTTCTACCGCAGCGGGGTCGGCCGCCATGTGGTGGAGCTGGGGCCGGCCCTTGCACTGGGTGGTGATGTTGCGGCCGACACCGCGCATTTCCAACAGGTCTACGAAGATCTGATCCGGCAGCGCCCGCACAACTGGCTGTGGATGCACGACCGCTGGCGCCAGCCGGGCGGCTGA
- a CDS encoding TIGR01777 family oxidoreductase, whose product MQILITGGTGFIGSALLPALLAQGHRLTVLTRNPARAALPAGVRAIADAADCAAEPPQAVINLAGENLGAGRWSDARRQVFIDSRVGTTERLLTASARWPRPPAVWINGSAIGWYGARGDQVLTEDSTPGSGFSAELCARWEAAATPVAARGTRLTVIRIGIVLGLPGGALGQMLPPFRFGLGGPLGHGRQWMSWIHRDDLVAMMQWLLDTPDADGAFNGTAPVPVRNVDFSRTLGRVLQRPAVLPMPAPALRLLVGPMADELLLSGQQVLPQRAMQAGFRHRYPTLEGALRQILAQ is encoded by the coding sequence ATGCAGATCCTGATCACCGGCGGTACCGGCTTCATCGGCAGCGCCCTGCTGCCGGCGCTGCTGGCGCAGGGGCACCGCCTGACCGTGCTCACCCGCAACCCGGCACGGGCTGCCTTGCCTGCCGGGGTGCGGGCAATCGCGGATGCCGCCGACTGCGCCGCCGAGCCGCCGCAAGCGGTGATCAATCTCGCCGGTGAGAATCTCGGTGCCGGTCGCTGGAGCGATGCCCGCCGCCAGGTGTTCATCGACAGCCGGGTCGGCACCACCGAACGGCTGCTCACGGCCAGCGCCCGCTGGCCACGGCCGCCCGCGGTATGGATCAATGGCTCCGCCATTGGCTGGTACGGCGCTCGCGGCGATCAGGTTCTGACCGAGGACAGTACGCCCGGCAGTGGCTTTTCCGCCGAGCTCTGTGCGCGCTGGGAGGCCGCGGCCACGCCGGTGGCCGCACGGGGCACCCGGCTGACTGTGATCCGCATCGGCATCGTGCTGGGTCTGCCGGGCGGTGCGCTGGGACAGATGCTGCCGCCGTTCCGCTTCGGCCTGGGCGGACCGCTGGGCCACGGTCGCCAGTGGATGAGCTGGATTCACCGCGACGATCTGGTGGCGATGATGCAGTGGCTGCTCGACACGCCCGATGCCGACGGGGCCTTCAACGGCACCGCACCGGTGCCGGTGCGCAATGTCGATTTCAGCCGCACGCTGGGCCGCGTGTTGCAGCGTCCGGCGGTGTTGCCGATGCCGGCACCGGCGCTGCGGCTGCTGGTGGGGCCGATGGCGGACGAATTGCTGCTGAGTGGCCAGCAGGTGCTGCCGCAGCGTGCGATGCAAGCGGGCTTCCGTCACCGTTATCCCACCCTGGAAGGGGCGCTACGGCAGATCCTCGCGCAGTGA